From the genome of Acidaminococcus sp.:
ATTGCCCGGATCTCCAAAGTACGTCACGACACTTTCGGCAATGACGTGGCCGATATCCGGGATCTGTGCCAGTTCGGCCTGAGAAGCATTCATCAATGCGTCCATGGTACCGTATTTTAGTGCCAGGATACGCGCCACCTTCGCTCCTACGTGGCGAATGCCCAGGGCAAAGAGCAATTTATCGAGACTCTGCTCCTTACTGGCTGCAATGGCCTGAATCAGGTTATGAGCCGATTTTTCTCCCATCCGGTCCAGTTCCATGACTTGTTCTTCCGTGAGCAGGTACAGGTCACTCGGATCTTTAATCAGACCTTTGTCCTGCAGCTGTCCCAGAACGGAAGGACCGCAGCCGTCGATATTCATCGCGTCGCGGGACGTAAAGTGAATGAGCCCTTCGCGGCGCAGTGCAGGACAATGAGGGTTCGTACAGCGAACAGCCGCTTCCCCTTCCTTGCGTTTGACCGGCCAGCCGCATTCCGGACAGGTTTCCGGCATATGGAAGACCTTTTCCTCGCCGGTACGCTTCTCCGGCACAACATGGAGCACTTCCGGAATAATTTCAGCTGCCTTATTGATGACGACACGGTCTCCGATGCGGATATCTTTTTCCTTGATAAAATCCTCATTATGCAGTGTCGCACGGCTGATGGTACTACCCGAAAGCTTTACCGGATCAAGTACGGCAGTCGGCGTCAGAACGCCCGTACGACCGACCTGGATGACTATATCCCGCAAGGTCGTTTCGGCCTGTTCAGGCGGGAATTTGTAGGCCATAGCCCAACGCGGATCCTTACCTGTGGCACCGAGAATATTCTGCTGCCATACGGCGTTTACCTTAACGACGACACCGTCCGTATCATATCCCAGGCTGGCGCGGCGTTCGCCGTGTTTTTTAATGAGCTCGTTGGCTTCCTGAATGGTCTTGACCTTCGTCCGGCCTTCCGTCGTCGTAAAGCCAAACTGCTGCAGCCGGTCCATGGATTCATTATGAGTCGGCAGCGCGCCTGTCCCGATACCATAAGCAAAGAAAGCAAGGGAACGTTTAGCCGTTACGCGCGGGTCGAGCTGTCGCAGGGACCCTGCCGCCGCGTTGCGCGGATTGGCAAACTCGGTCTCCCCTCTTTCCTGACGTTCCTCGTTGAGCTCCAGGAACGCGTGGCGGGGCATGTAGACTTCTCCGCGCACATCGAGCAGTTCGGGTACAGGGACGCCCGGAACGGACTTCAGCACCTTCGGTACATTCTGAATGGTCCTCACGTTCTCCGTCACATTTTCGCCGACATTACCGTCACCGCGGGTAGCGGCCCGGACAAAACGGCCGTTTTCGTAAATGATGCTGCAGGCAAGACCGTCGATTTTCGGTTCTACGACGTATTCTACTTCCGTACCTTTCGGCAGTCCTTCGTGAACGCGGCGGTCAAATTCTTCCATTTCCTCCGGTGAAAAAGCATTGGCCAGACTCAGGAGAGGGGTAATATGATGGACTTCCGTAAAGCCCGGCTTGGCATACCCGCCGACATGCTGCGTCGGGGAATCCGGCGTAATGAGATCAGGATACTCTGCTTCAATGGCGCGCAGTTCCCGCATCATATTGTCGTACTCGGCATCCGTAATCGTCGGATTGTCCTGCACGTAATACAAATAGGAATTTTTGGCAATTTCCGCTTTGAGCTCGTCAGCTCTCTGCTTTGCTTGTTCCTTTGTCATTTCACTCATGATGTTCGCCTCTTATGCTTTCTGCAAAACTTTATATTTCGTAAGAATCGTTTTGATGCCCGCGCCCGGGAAGGCCACTTTGACAACCTGTCCGTCGGGATCCGGTTTGGCGGAGATGATGGTTCCTACGCCCCACGCCTTGTGCCGCACTTTATCGCCCGGCACAAAATCTGTCGGCGCGTCGCCTTCCGGTACGAATCCACCGCGTTTGGGCGGCGGATTTCCTAAAATCCCACCGCTGCGTCTTTGGACAATGTTGCGCAGTCCCGACTG
Proteins encoded in this window:
- the ligA gene encoding NAD-dependent DNA ligase LigA, which encodes MSEMTKEQAKQRADELKAEIAKNSYLYYVQDNPTITDAEYDNMMRELRAIEAEYPDLITPDSPTQHVGGYAKPGFTEVHHITPLLSLANAFSPEEMEEFDRRVHEGLPKGTEVEYVVEPKIDGLACSIIYENGRFVRAATRGDGNVGENVTENVRTIQNVPKVLKSVPGVPVPELLDVRGEVYMPRHAFLELNEERQERGETEFANPRNAAAGSLRQLDPRVTAKRSLAFFAYGIGTGALPTHNESMDRLQQFGFTTTEGRTKVKTIQEANELIKKHGERRASLGYDTDGVVVKVNAVWQQNILGATGKDPRWAMAYKFPPEQAETTLRDIVIQVGRTGVLTPTAVLDPVKLSGSTISRATLHNEDFIKEKDIRIGDRVVINKAAEIIPEVLHVVPEKRTGEEKVFHMPETCPECGWPVKRKEGEAAVRCTNPHCPALRREGLIHFTSRDAMNIDGCGPSVLGQLQDKGLIKDPSDLYLLTEEQVMELDRMGEKSAHNLIQAIAASKEQSLDKLLFALGIRHVGAKVARILALKYGTMDALMNASQAELAQIPDIGHVIAESVVTYFGDPGNQDYIERLKELGLNMKMLGTAAANENHPFFGKTMVFTGTLPTLDRATAQTMAQEVGAKVTSSVSKKTDYVVAGAEPGSKYTKAQQLGVTIIDEAEFRRLLNSNR